In Rattus rattus isolate New Zealand chromosome 9, Rrattus_CSIRO_v1, whole genome shotgun sequence, a genomic segment contains:
- the LOC116909479 gene encoding olfactory receptor 10-like: protein MVTFNSSSYGAFFLVGFSDWPHLELVFFIVVSIFYSLTLVGNSSIIALSRLDLRLQTPMYFFLSHLSFLDLCYTTSTVPQLLINLHGLDRTISYGRCVAQLLIFLALASTECVLLGVMAFDRYAAVCHPLHYTTIMHPQLCHALAISSWVGGLVNSLIQTGLMMAMPLCGHRLNHFFCEMPIFLKLACEETKRTEAKMFVARTIVLVCPAALILGSYAYITRAVLKVKSTAGRRKAFGTCGSHILVVSLFYGSAIYTYLQPTHTYSESEGKFVAVFYTIVTPMLNPLIYTLRNKDVKGALWKVLGRGTDSE from the coding sequence ATGGTAACCTTCAATTCCAGTTCATATGGGGCTTTCTTTTTGGTGGGATTCTCAGACTGGCCTCACCTGGaacttgtcttttttattgtcGTTTCAATTTTCTACTCCCTCACTCTTGTTGGCAACTCTTCCATCATTGCTCTCTCTCGACTGGACCTTCGACTGCAAACACcaatgtacttcttcctctcaCACCTCTCCTTCCTGGACCTCTGCTACACCACCAGCACCGTGCCCCAGCTTCTCATAAATCTTCATGGTCTAGACAGGACCATCAGTTATGGAAGGTGTGTGGCTCAGCTCCTTATTTTTCTTGCCCTGGCATCTACAGAGTGTGTGTTACTGGGGGTCATGGCCTTTGACCGCTATGCTGCTGTGTGCCACCCACTGCACTACACGACCATTATGCACCCTCAGCTGTGTCATGCACTGGCCATCTCTTCCTGGGTAGGGGGCCTTGTGAATTCTCTGATTCAGACAGGACTCATGATGGCGATGCCTCTCTGTGGCCATCGTCTGAATCACTTCTTCTGTGAAATGCCCATATTCCTAAAGTTGGCTTGTGAGGAAACAAAAAGGACCGAGGCCAAGATGTTTGTGGCTCGAACAATAGTTTTAGTCTGCCCTGCAGCACTTATCCTGGGTTCCTATGCTTACATTACCAGGGCAGTACTAAAGGTCAAGTCAACAGCTGGGCGCAGAAAAGCTTTCGGGACTTGTGGATCCCACATTCTGGTGGTCTCTCTGTTCTATGGTTCAGCCATTTACACATACCTTCAACCCACTCACACCTATTCTGAAAGTGAGGGGAAGTTTGTTGCAGTTTTTTATACTATAGTCACCCCCATGCTCAACCCTCTGATCTATACCTTGAGGAACAAGGATGTGAAGGGGGCTCTGTGGAAGGTACTAGGGAGAGGCACAGACTCTGAGTAA
- the LOC116909551 gene encoding olfactory receptor 10-like, which produces MGNFNTSSQESFILVGFSDWPQLQVFLFVIILIFYSLTIFGNTTIIILARLDLRLHKPMYFFLSHLSFLDLCYTTSTVPQLLINLYGLDRIISYGGCVAQLFIFLALASTECLILVAMAFDRYAAVCHPLHYTSIMHPILCRALAISSWVGGLVNSLIQTGLVMAMRLCGHQINHFFCEMPIFLKLACEDTGGTEVKMFVARTIVLVCPAVLILGSYVHIAKAVLKVKSMAGRRKAFGTCGSHLIVVSLFYGSGIYTIIFNWFLSSPSNYSESKESFCPSFYTIITPCSILF; this is translated from the coding sequence ATGGGAAATTTCAACACCAGTTCACAAGAGAGTTTCATTTTGGTGGGTTTCTCAGATTGGCCTCAACTGCAAGTCTttctttttgtcattattttgattttctactCCCTGACGATCTTTGGCAATACTACCATCATCATACTTGCAAGACTAGACTTACGACTACACAAACCTATGTACTTTTTCCTCTCCCATCTGTCCTTCCTGGACCTCTGCTACACCACCAGCACCGTGCCCCAGCTTCTGATCAACCTTTACGGACTCGACAGGATCATCAGCTATGGAGGATGTGTGGCACAACTCTTCATTTTCcttgctctggcctccacagaatGTTTGATTTTGGTGGCAATGGCCTTCGACCGCTATGCTGCTGTGTGTCATCCACTCCACTACACCAGCATTATGCACCCCATCCTCTGCAGGGCATTGGCCATCTCCTCCTGGGTGGGAGGCCTTGTGAACTCTCTGATCCAGACAGGGCTTGTGATGGCCATGCGACTCTGTGGCCATCAAATCAATCACTTCTTCTGTGAGATGCCCATATTCCTGAAGTTGGCCTGTGAGGACACAGGAGGAACAGAAGTTAAGATGTTTGTGGCTCGAACAATAGTCTTGGTTTGCCCTGCAGTACTGATACTAGGCTCCTATGTTCACATTGCTAAGGCTGTACTGAAAGTCAAGTCAATGGCTGGGCGCAGAAAGGCTTTTGGGACTTGTGGGTCCCATCTCATAGTGGTTTCTCTCTTTTATGGCTCAGGTATTTATACCATTATCTTCAATTGGTTTTTGTCCAGTCCATCTAATTATTCTGAAAGCAAGGAAAGTTTTTGTCCCTCTTTTTATACTATTATTACCCCATGTTCAATCCTTTTTTGA